The Tolypothrix sp. PCC 7712 region CAGTTGTTTGCGTCCAATAGAAAGATTATAAAATCGCTGGAATAAAGACTTAATTAATCCTTGCTGTGCCTGTTGGTGTTGAGGAATTGGCGCTCCTAATCCTAGGGAGTAATTACTCTGCTGCTCAAGGTTTACGGGTGGGTTTAAAGATGATGGCTGATACTCTGATGTCAAAGTAGTGTTGCCATGAAGCCTATTATTCATAAAAAATCTTCACCTGTCAGTCACTGAAAATACCCTAAATACGGAAGTATCAATATCCAGTCAGATTAATACTTAATATTTAATACTGAACTTCAAGCCAGGTTTTAAACTCGTGACTGGAAACTAATAAATTTCATCTATTTTATGGAAAAGATAGCTATAAAAGTAGATACGATATCACCCCTGATATTGAGTAGTAGATAGGTGAAAATTACCTGGCACCATTGGGATAATAAAATATATTTTGCTAATATTTATTACCCATCTCTTCGTAACTACTTTAGGCGCTCTATCTGCGATTCCCGGATTTTAATTTTGAGTGTCAATATCTCATAATTGCCATTTTCGGGATACTTGCTGATAGATATTCCTAGAGCTAACTTTCATTTGTGTTACTGACTTCCAAGCAAGTAGCTTGATTTTGGTAAACACATAGTAATTAATAGGGAACAGGTAAAAGCTCAAACAATTGGTACGAGTTGCTAAATCATGAATATGTTGTAAAAAATTTTTAACTCATAATCTGGCAACCCTTGTTGATTTCAGTACAATAGCTACATGAATTTTCTCTGCCTCAGTAATGCACCTAGTGGTTTTTACGTAAAGAAAATTTCCTAAATAAAAACCTATGCTGATAACAAAGAATGGCAATAATACCATGAAATCTTTTCACTATTAAAGTGTTAATATCAGGCTGATGTATGGTTAAATCAGTGTTTACCATAATTGCTGTGAAGCAAAGCAAATTTTGATGAAATTGATATTGTTTTGACTTCAACCTTGTAAGTAACTAATTATGCCATATATTGAGCATTATTTTGTAGTTATTTAAGTGACTTTATAAAAATAATACCTTTGTTAGATTTTAACTTTACAATTCTCCCAGTATTTCTGTCAAGCAAATTTAACAGGTATTGTTTGCTACAAAAATATATACTTAAGTTTGTGTGTCTTAGTATTACCAAGCAGTCCCAGAATATAAATTATTACTGGGTAGGTGAGAATCAAATATTAAATTTTTATATAGCTATCTGGTTGAATTGCAGAAATAATTTACACAAAAAGAAAAGGAATAGGGAACAGAGGATAGGGGAGAAGAATCCAGGTATGTTCAGTTATTTTCCAAATTAAATATGAGTTTCCTAGCAGCTATTTGATGCATGAACTTACTCGTTGCTTCAAAGGGGTGAACGAAAAAAGGTGTGGGGAAGAGCTTAGTTAGCGTACATCATACGCTAACTAAGCTCTGACTCATATAGATGTTAACTCTTATGAGAGTATGAATTATTTTTGAAATCTTGCCGCTTCTTCAACTAGGTCATTGAGTCCTAGTTCTAATGTATGAAGCACCTGGTTTAACGCTTCGATTTTTGTCCGATTTTTCATCATCTCAACTGCCTTTAAAAAAGCAGGACTACCTGCTTTACCAATATATTGATGACAACTTTTGCTACCATTTTTGGTAACAAAGATAGGTTCTCCTGATTGCCACTTGTAATACCAATAAGCGCCACCCTTACCTTTGGCGCGGTAACGAACAATCCAACAACTATTAGCAGCTACATCACTCTTAAGAAGAGTAGAGATTTCTTGGTTGATTTCTTCTCTTTTGGCTTGTAATTGTTCTATTCTATGTGCTAAATCTGAAAGATTCTGTTCTCTTGTTTTGACCACTATGTAAGTACTAACTTCAAAGGACAAGTTTTATCGTAAACTTTACGCTACCTGACTGTAATTGTAAGATTTGGATGACCAAAAATTTGACCATCGAGTTGAATTACTTAAATATGCTGCCCTTAATGCCATAACTCCTTCAGCTCCAAATAAAGACCAATGCATTCCCGCTTGTTTTAATCTTTGTGTAACCACACGCCGATTGGAGCTTTCAACCACTCCCGAACCAATCATTAAACCAGCTTTTAAATAAGAGTGATAATCAATCCGACTCTGATTATTAGTTAAATAACGCTCTAAATCGGTAATAGCTCCCTTTAAATCTTTCTTCTTTTTGGGGAATTGATGACAATTTTCAATTACTGTATTCCATTGTGATTTTTTTAGTAATTGTTGTTGAGTTTTTACCCAATCCAATTGATAGTCTTCGTTATTTGGATACGCTGCTTTCGCTACTGCCCACACATATTCCGAGAGATGAAAAAAGTCGAGAATTTCCACCGAACCTGGAAATTGTTCTGATGCCATCGACCAAATCCAATGTGCGCCATCACCAATTACTACGGTTTTTGTGGGTTTTGTACCTGCTACTTGATTATATAACTGGGATACTCTCTGAGTAAATTCTGGTCGAGATTTTAAAGTAGCTACATATTCCCGAGTACGTATAACACCTCTTTTTTTACCAACTTTTTGATGGTCTTTACTCCAGAAAATTACACCAACTTTTGCTTCTTTATATCCTTGTTTTTGATTCAAGGGAGTCATGACTCCATCAACTCCCACATATAATAAATCTGGTGGTTCCTGCTCTTGATTGGGAATTCCAAACTGTGAAGAAGTGTCTTGCTCACATCGAACCTGAAACTCTTGTGTTTGTAGTTGATTTCCTGTCTTTTCTACTTGATTAGCTAAGGTTTTTTGTGTCAAATCTAGTCTTGTCCATTTTTGAAACAAGGAGTGAGAATTTGGAAATTCACTACTAACTCCCAAGGCACAGGCTAATTCTAATACCATTGGTAGCCATTTATCTTTTGGTAGTCCTAACTCTTCATCAACTTTGACTTTAATACCATCTGTTGTCTCATAAGCTCTACGTACAACAACCATTTCACCTAATGGAGTGTAATATCTTTTTTCTCGTTTAGTTCTCGGATGTGAGTATTCGGCTTCTTTTTCTTCAATTAAGGCTTGGAATAAGCTTTGTTGCACAAAGTTCCCTAATTTTAGCCACATATTGTAAAATTCGCCCACAAATTCTTCTAAATGGTGACACTCCGGTAAGTCCTGGAGTGTGTCATTGATGTGAGACAGAATTGATTGGTGGTTGTTCATGGGAAGTTTGGTTTTATGGCATCTCAGATATGTTAGCGGAATTTGTCCGCTAACTCCTCTCCCACACTTTTTTTCGTTCACCCGCTTCAAAGCTAACGTCTCACAGAGAACCGGGAGTAGAAAAAATATCTTTGAGTTGTATCTAGCGGCACCAAATAGCAACTAAAAACCTGTATATCTGCCTAATTAAAAACTCAACACCAAAACCTATCAGCTCTTTGCTGGCTAAAGTACAGCTAACAACACTAGCCATTTGTCTAGGATGAATTCTCCCCAATTTTCTGATGTCGCCTAGAAGTAAAGCAGTACAAGATATTGAGTATATCAGAATGTTTGTGGAGAAATTAGATGTCTTCATTACTAGCTTTGTCCAATAGTTTAGCTGATACCGTAGAACAAGTCGGGAGTTCTGTAGTTGCAGTTAACGCTGGTAGACGGGTTTCCTCAAGTGGAATTCACTGGCGGAATGGCATCATTGTCACTTCCGATGAATCGCTGCAACGTTATGAGGAAATTACTATTACTCTGGCAGATGGCCGTACTGTTGGAGCTACACATTTAGGACATGATTCTAGTACAGATGTCGCTGTGTTTCAAATTTCAGATGCAGCCGTACCTGTGGCGACAATTGGCGATACTACAACACTTAAAGTAGGCAATTTAGTATTAGGAATAGCCAGAAGTAACGAAGGAGAATTGCGCGCGGCTTTAGGCGCAGTAAGTGTCGTGAGTGGTGCGTGGCGGAGTATGAACGGTGGGAATATTGACCAATATATCCGCCCAGATATTACCCTATATCCAGGCTTTGCTGGCGGCCCGTTGGTAGATGCGGCTGGTAATGTAGTAGGCATGAATACATCGGGAAGGCGTAGTACAGCATTAACTATCCCTGTGGCTACAGTTAACCGTGTAGTTGAGCAATTATTAGCTAAAGGTCATATTGCCCGGGGTTATTTAGGTGTAGGAATGCAACCTGTACGCTTACCCAATAACCTCACAACTACCTTAAATTTACTTACTGATACTGGTGTAATTGTTGTCAATGTTGAGCCAGCTGGGCCTGCAGATAAAGCCGGGGTATTGCTGGGGGATGTATTAGTGAAATTGGATGGTACAACGGTGAGTGATACCGGTGATGTGATGGCGTTACTTAATAGTAGCGATCGCGTGGGTAAAACTGTACCATTGCAAGTGGTTCGTGGTGGGGTGTTAGTCGAGTTAGCGATCGCAATTGGCGAACGTCCAGCTGAGTAATGCAAAATTCACAATTCACGATGGCAAAACTATGACTAACACAAGCTTTCCCAACATTGCTGATGAATTGGCAGCCTTAGCTGCTAAATTACGCCACAACACCGTTAAAGTCAGAAGCGGTTCCCAAGGAGTTGGTTCTGGTGTGATTTGGCAAGCCGATGGCTTAATTATTACCAATGCCCATGTCGCTACTAGCCGCAGAGCTACGGTAGAATTAGCTGATGGGCGGATATTTGAAGCTGTACGTACTAAGTTTGACCCACAACAAGATTTAGCTGCACTGAAAATTAATGCTACTAACTTACAGACTGCAACTATTGGTGATTCGGATGCGCTGCGAGTCGGGGAATTAGTTATAGCGGTGGGGAATCCCTTTGCTGATACTGGCGCTGTGACTACAGGAATTATTCACGGACAGCATCAACGAGCAGTGATGGCAGATATTCAATTGTATCCTGGGAATTCTGGCGGGCCTTTGGCTGATTGTCTCGGTCGCGTTGTGGGAATTAATACAATGGTTGTCAACGGTTTAGCTGTCGCCGTCCCTAGTTTAGCAGTCAACCGCTTTTTACTAGGTGCCAGCCGTCCGCAACTAGGAGTAACTTTGCAACCTGTGCTGATAGGTAACCGCAACCTGGGATTATTAGTTTTATCTGTGCTTCCTGATAGCGCAGCCGCCACAGCTGGCGTACAAATTGGCGATGTGTTGATTGGCGTGTCGGGGCGATCGCTCTCTAGATATGATGATTTAAGCAAATATCTGCAACAAAGCAAAGATGGCGAAGCCTTACCCCTACAAATTTGGCGTGGCAGTCAGCAATTTGTAGTTTATGTAGTATTGCAGAGTGGGAAAACTGCGGTGGAGTCGAGATGATTCGGGTAATGGTAGTTGCAACTTCCCCTGTGGTGCGGGCGGGTTTAGCGGCGGTTGTAACTAGCAATTCCCAGTTAACGGTGGTGGGGAGTGCATCCGATTTGGATGTGTTAACTAGGGAAGTAGAACAATTAGAACCTGATGTAGTGCTACTAGATTTAGGTGCGAATCTGCAACCAACAATCTGGGAAAAATTGCTTTTAATTCAACAGCAACAATATCCTCTAGGATTTTTGGTAATTGTAGAGGAACTAGAAAGCATTGATTTAGAAGCCGCCATTCATGCTGGCGTTCGGGGTTTATTACCCAGTACCAGTACAGAATCAGAAATTATCGCGGCGACAATTGCGATCGCAGATAATTTAGTAGTGCTACATCCGGATTTTTTAGAGTTACTACCCCTGCGGGAAAAAGTCACCACTACTCCCGTACAAACCCTAACACCCAGAGAAATTGAAGTTTTAGGAATGCTTGGTTCTGGTTTAGGTAATCGAGCGATCGCTAAACACCTGCATATTTCTGAGCATACTGTAAAGTTTCACATCTCATCGATTTTTCAAAAGCTAGGTGTGTCTTCCCGCACTGAGGCTGTAACTGTTGGTGTACGTCTGGGTTTGATTATGCTCTAAATCAACAGCTTCAGATTTGTAGATAAGTAGCTAAGTCTGTCATTGGAAATAAACCCAACTATTTATCCCAATTTAAAACAATAATGCGACAGATTGTAGGGGCATGGGCAATGCCCTGCCCTCTAGAATATATTGATGTGTCGCAAACATTATTTGATTTGGTATTAATAAACGTAAATAGTTTTAAAATCCTCACCAATGACTAATGACCAATGACAGCCTCAGCCAGTTATCTTTAATTTCGCCGATACACACATATTTTTTCTATTCGCTGTTAAGAATTCCCTGTCCCCTCCCTTTGTCCTATAACTTATCTACCCAACCGTTGTTAGTTAGATACAAATTAATTTGAATCTCAGGTGGATTATCTTTACTTTCTAGTATTTTATGAAGTGCACCATTTCCATCATTTAAAGGTTGATTGGCAAATATTCCTCTTTTCCACATAGTCCCAACTGTTGCTTGCACTTCTGGATCTTCAAACCATTTACCCAGATTTTTAAATTTGTAGGTGAATTTCACATTAGACACTTGGGGAGATCCAGGATAACTCTGCGGTTCAGTGAAGTTAAGAATTTTGTCAACTTCTGCTTCCCCAATACAAAAACCTCCTGTGGGTTGTGATTGTGGAGATCTGGGATAAACATTAGATGTGTAAAACTTTTCTCCCTCGGCTGTAACAGAATATTCAATTCCCGGAATACTTTTTCCTGAATAATCTTTTTTTTCCCCTTCTTTGCTAGATAAAAAGCCAACTTTTACCAAAGAATTAAGTTGGTTTATTTGTTCTGTTGCTAGCTTGGATATTGTAATCGGAAATGACTCCATATTTCCCAAAACAGGAACACACCCAACTCTGTGTTTAGTTAGGATTGTGTTGAGAGCTTGTTTAAAATTAGCCTCGCTAGCTTCTTTAGGATTACTACAACTAGCCAGAATTAAATTAAAGCTGATAAAAGTCAAGAAAATTATGCTGGTACTCTTTGTTTTCATGGGAAATCTCAAATCATTAATAGACTCATTCTTGTGTAATCTAGGAAAGCAGAAATAATTGCAATTGTGAGATTTATTAGTTGCAATTTCTCGGCATATTTTGCAAATAACCTCCTTAGAATATCGATTCATTAATCAAAAATGAACGATTTTTGGAGATTTTGCTGGGGTGGGCACTTTGAGATCATTAGTTTAAATACTGATGATCTCTAGTGCTCACCCTATGGTTTACTCAGGTTTACCGAATACTAAATCGGTGTTTTAGTAATCAAATTCTTAAACAGATGTTTTGGTAGCAAATCAGTACAAAGTTAATGTAACTTTACATACATATATTTGCCATATTGTGGTATTAATTTTTTTGTAAACTACTGAAGTCTCCCTATGCAGTTATTTTGCTATTGGTGGCTATATGGTCAATTTCTTATGTATTATAAAAATTTATAAAATAACGAAAAACCTATACAGATTTGATTACGGTATCAGCTAGATGCACTTCAGATATTACAAAATTACCTTTTTTTCAAGCTGACCAGTATGTCAACTTTAGTCAAGTATGAAATAATCAACTGGAACCCAACGGTATCAAAAATTATATGCTACATAAAAATATATATATTCATGCAGTTGTGATTATTATTACAACCATACTTAATCCCTTTGTAGGCAATTTATCTCCTTTTTTCAATGCACCTCAAGCAGTAGCACAAACTGCACAAGAAAGGAAAAGACAAGCTGATATTTTGCGACAAAAAAAAGATATAGAATCTTTGCAAGCAGCTTTAACTATTTATCAAGAAATTGGAGACAAAGAAGGAATAGTTGCGGCACTGCAGATGCTAGCAAAGAGGCATCGATATCAAAAGGAATATGTAAAAGAAATTGCCTATTTGCAACAAGCTTTAGTGATAGTAAAGCAACTGCAGCAACCAGAAAAAGAATTGGAAGTTTTGGAAGCGATCGCTAATTATTATAGAGGACAAGATAACTATGCTAAAACTATTGAATCTCTTCAGCAAATGTTAGCATTAGTACGCCAAATTAATCACCCTGAAAGAGAGTTTAATTACCTAGCTCGTATTAGCCGTACTTACAGTTTGCTCAAAGATGATGCTAAAACTATTGAATCTCTTCAGCAAATGTTGGTGTTAGCGCGTCGCATTAATAACCAGGATAAAGAGTTAACAGTTCTCCAGGAATTAGCTGCGGCTTACGGTCAGAACAACTATACTCAAGCAATGGCTTACTATCAGCAAGTTTTAGTACTAGCAAAAAAATTGCAAAAACCAGATATAGAGTTGCAAGTTCTCACAAGGCTAGTTAATATTCATGGTTATATTGGTGATGAAGCTAAAGTTGGTAAATACGCACAACAAAGTCTAGCCTTAGCAAGGCAACTACCAAATAAAGAGCGGGAATTAGAAGTTCTTAAAGATGTAGCTTTTGCCTACCAAATCATTAAAAATTATCCCAAAGCTATTGATTACTATAAGCAAACTTTAGCTTTAGCAAAACAACTAAATAAAGAAATTATAGAGAGTCAAACCCTACAAAAATTAGTACGGTTATTTGTAAAGATTGAAGACACAAATCAAGCAGATATATATGCACGTGCTGTTCTCATGTTAGCACAAAACAAATCACAAACAAATCAGACTTTAGAGGTTTTGAATGAACTAGCCTGGGCTTACTATTCTGGAGGAAATTATCACAAAGGGCTGGAATATCTTCAGCAAATGCTTTCTCTAGCACAAAAGTCACAAAATCAAAAACAAGAATTAGAAGCGCTTAACGATTTAGGTAAATTTTCTGATTCTTTAGAAGACTATGCCAAAGTTATTTACTACTATCAGCAAAGGCTAAAAATCGCCCGAAATACACAAAATCAGGAGATAGAGTTGGAGACTTTAAAATCTCTAACTAATGCTTATTTGATTTTAGGAGATTATGTCAAAGCAATTGATTACGAACAGCAAATTTTAACTGTAGGCAGGAAGTCCCAAGACCGGAAAATAGAATTGGAATCGCTGAGGTCTCTAGGTAGTATTTACAGCAATTTTGAAGATTATTATCAAGCAATTAACTACTATCAGCAAAGTTTAGCTGTAGCACGACAACTGAAAAATCGTGAAGCCGAAAGAATGCTGGTTGCAGATATAGCATCTGGATATTTTTCATTAAAAAACTATACCAAGGCACTGGAATATTTTCAGCAAAGTTTAACATTAGCGCGGCAAGAGAAGTTTAAGGGATTAGAAGTATCTCAATTAAGAGAGCTAGGTGATTTTTATTTAGCTAGAAAAGACTCCGTTAAAGCCATTAGCTACTTTCAACAAGCTTTAGAGGTAGCGCGACTAGATAAAGAATCCAAAGGACTTAATGAACAGTCTGCCCTCGAAACACTAGGTTATGCTTATCTTGAACTTGGAGACTATACTAAAGCAATTAGCTATGCCCAACAAAGTTTAGAAGTCGCGCAGAAAATCACTAAAATATATAGTGAAGATGTAGTATCTAGCAGCTTAATTCTCTTAGGAACTATCTACTACGAACAGGGGAACTACAACCAATCCCTTAAATATGCTCAAAAACTTTTAGAAATCGAAAATCTCACAGAAAAATTAACTACTAATTCTCAGTGGCAATCTTTAAGAAATTTAGGAATTTCTCTAGCTGAATCTGGTCATTTCACAGCAGCAGAGAAAAAACTACGTGCGAGTATTCAACAATATGAATCTGGCAGAAAAAAGCTAAACAATAATCAAGCCTATAATGATACATACAAAGTATCTTCTTTTGAGGATATCATTGATTCTTACCGGACTTTACAAAAAGTACTCATTGCTCAGAATCAGCCGCAATCAGCTTTAGAAATTGCCGAACAGGGACGTAGCCGCGTGTTTGTTGATTTATTAGCCAAGCGGTTATTGTCTAAGCAAGCTACTCCAGTAAGTCTTCAGCCATTAAATATCTCTCAAATTCAGCGAGTTGCTCAACACCAAAAAGCCACAATAGTTGAATATTCAATTACTAGGAGATATTGGTCAGATACTTGGAATCCACAACAATCAGAATTATATATTTGGGTTGTCAAACCTACAGGAGAAATTATATTTCGGCAAGTTGACCTTAAATCTCTGAAAACTCCTCTTAAAGATTTGATTCGCCAAACTCGTCAACTAATTAACCAAGGTAGAGGTAGTAACAAAAATAATCTGACAATCAAACAACTAGATAATCCCGAAGCACCGCCAATCAAAGATGTGGTTTCTCCAGTTGAGTCTTTGCGTATCAATCACCGCAGCTTACAGCAACTCCATCAACTACTCATTGCACCTATTGCTGATTTACTACCAAATGATCCTGATTCCCATGTAATTTTCATTCCTCAAGATGAACTCTTTCTTGTACCTTTTCCTGCGTTGCAAGATGCACAAAGCAAATTCTTAATAGAAAAGCATACGATACTGACCGCCCCAGCCATTCAAATTCTTGACCTAACCCATCAACGGCGTAAGCTGAATCGTAGAGATAAAAGTGCCTTGGTGGTAGGTAATCCTACGATGCCAAAAGTATCTTTTGTGCCGGGGCAATCTCCAGAACAATTATCACCTTTACCAGAAGCAGAAACAGAAGCGCAGTTAATTGCTCAGATGCTAGGTACTAAGGCTTTGATTGGCAATCAACCTACTAAAGCAACTGTGATATCAAAGTTACCAAAAGTCAACATCATTCATCTAGCTACTCACGGCTTACTGGATGATAGACGTGGCTTAGGAAGTAGTATTGCTCTAGCGCCTGATGTCGAAAAGCAGGAGGGTAACGGTAATGGTTTACTGACTGCTGATGAAATTCTCAATTTACAGCTAAATGCTGAATTAGTCGTTCTCAGTGCTTGCGACACTGGCGCGGGTAAGATTACAGGTGATGGGGTAATTGGTTTATCTCGCTCGTTTATTTCTGCTGGTGTTGCTAGTGTGTTGGTTTCTCTCTGGGCTGTACCGGATGCGCCGACAGCATCGTTAATGACTGAATTTTATCGCAGTTGGCAACAGCAACCAGATAAAGCTGCTGCACTGCGTCAGGCAATGTTGGTAACGATGAAACAACACCCTCATCCTAAAAATTGGGCGGCTTTCACTATTATTGGTGAGGCAGAGTAGACCTCAATACTCCGCGATTAAGGGTTTTCAATTGGTAATTTGGTTTGGGGAAAAGGTTAAAGGGTAAGGGTTAAAGGTTTTTTCTTGCCCCTTTTGCCCTTAACCGAAAAGTATAGGAATAGACTTTGTTGTTTCTGCAATAATTAGCCTCAACAACGTGCAGAACGGGGAAGGGTAAATTTTTCCTTTTCTGCGGCAAATTTACCACGCACCATTAATTTAGTTTCTTCAATTTCATAGATAAATGCTTCCACATCTTCAACATTCAGCAAGTCGGGACTGAAGTAAATCACGACTTCTTTAATGAGTTGAGGTATCCTATCCAAGATTTTTTGCAAGGGATACATTTGAGTAGTCACTAAATCGTAAAGATGAAGTGTGGTATTTTCTATCTCCATGCAGGCGATCGCATCTAAATCTGGGAAATAATGTAAAGGACGGCTACCTTCGTCAACGCAGAATACAGCCTTTTCGTTGACTACCCCAACTATATTAGAGACAGGTACACGGGTTTCTAGCAGTCTGTGCAACAATGCAATATCTTTGACATCTGCAAAATCCAGTGTTCTCAAGCCGTTGATGCTACCTGTGGAATTACACTTGAGTTTAAAGCTGTGTTCTGGAACAACGCGAAAGCCAAAAGGTAAATAATACTCTGGTTCCAACGTCGTCAATACTAGAGTTTCATAACGTTGGTCGCAATATTCCATTACTTCATTCATGACTTGGCGATAATAGCCTCTTCTGCGAAATCCCTCGCGGGTACATACGCCATGAACTCCGCCAACGGTTACCTTTTCACCCATGATGTACATCGGAATTTCTAAAACTCCGATATGGGTAATGGCGACATCATCATCAAAGAGAATGAAGGGAGTTGAAGCGTCTTCCCATGATGCACCTAGTTCTCGTGCGCGTTCAGCTAGGCTAGTAAGTCCCGGAAAGGTGGCTTCTACTAAGTCAAACAGCTTACTGCTTAAGGTAGGATCGGCAGAGAAGGATTTTTGGAAGCGATCGCAGCTCATAAATAAAATCTGGCTATCAATTCACTTATTCATACTACACATAATACAAAATTGATTCCAGATTTATTTCATGTCAAATAAAACTAAACCAAATTCCTCACCAGTCGTCCGAAAACCAATACTCCGATAAGCGGCTTGTGCTGCTAAGTTAGTTTGCTGTGTAAATAAGATAGCGCGTTCTACACCATGCGATCGCGCTTCTAACAATGAGCCTGCAACTACGCTTCTGGCATAGCCTTTACCTCTGAAAGCCGGCGGTGTCCACACTCCACCGATTTGGACAATATCTGGCAAGCGGGCGTTAAAGGTAGTATAAGCAACAGGTGTATCTTCTACTACTAAAATCCAATGTCTCGCTGTAGCTTGACGCGCTTCTATTGCATGGCGACAAGATAAACTTAAATCAGTATTTCCACTTTGTTTTAATGCTTCCACATTATAGGCAACACACCATTCAGTGAGTAAATCAAATTCTTCTTGGTGTGGCAATCGACACTTTACTTCACCGGATGCTAAGGCAGGGGGAATTTGTAAATCTGATAGTGCTAAGGAAAATAATAATTCACGCTCATCTATATTAGTGGGATGATGAGCCAGCCCTAAAACTTGCTTGGTAACTTCCACTTGTGCAGCCGGGCCAGCAATTCCAGAAATAGTGCGATGAGACTGGGCTACTGCTATTTGCACCACCTCTGGTAAATACACTGGCGCTTGTACCACCACCATGCCATTCCAATAATGGGCGGCGACTGCAACTATATTGTTATCTAACAACGCTGCAATATAAGTTCCCTGAAACCTTTCACCCACATCCACCAACCCCGCCTCTCGCCAATTAGAACGCAAAAACATCGAAGTATCGATATGTTGCAACAGAAAATTCTCTAGCAACATTTCATCACCTGGTTGTAGGGTTCTGATGGTGGGCATGGGTGGGGATGAGGGGGATGAGGGGGATGAGGGGAAAAGGGGAAGGGGACAAGGGGAAATAATTATGCCAATTACCAATTACCAATTCTCCATGCCCCATGCCCCATGCCCCATGCCCCATGCCCATCCCCTAATATCCCGCTATTCCAACCTTTCGCCAAGGGGCGAAGCCGTTGTTAATACCAAATAAGGCGGGTGCTAGGGTGGGATAGTGGCGGCGGAGGACGGATAACAGTCCATTGCTGTCGATCCAGTCTAGACCGAATTGGGTGTAAATTTCGGCGCGGTAGTCTTTGGTGAAGAAGCGATCGCTCTTGAGGCGGCGGGAAGCCATTAAAATAAATACTCGAAAGGCTGTGTCGCTAAAGCCAAAGCCGTCTGGTAAGTCTTCGGCAAACATGCCAACAACTAAATCAA contains the following coding sequences:
- a CDS encoding GNAT family N-acetyltransferase; protein product: MSCDRFQKSFSADPTLSSKLFDLVEATFPGLTSLAERARELGASWEDASTPFILFDDDVAITHIGVLEIPMYIMGEKVTVGGVHGVCTREGFRRRGYYRQVMNEVMEYCDQRYETLVLTTLEPEYYLPFGFRVVPEHSFKLKCNSTGSINGLRTLDFADVKDIALLHRLLETRVPVSNIVGVVNEKAVFCVDEGSRPLHYFPDLDAIACMEIENTTLHLYDLVTTQMYPLQKILDRIPQLIKEVVIYFSPDLLNVEDVEAFIYEIEETKLMVRGKFAAEKEKFTLPRSARC
- a CDS encoding GNAT family N-acetyltransferase translates to MPTIRTLQPGDEMLLENFLLQHIDTSMFLRSNWREAGLVDVGERFQGTYIAALLDNNIVAVAAHYWNGMVVVQAPVYLPEVVQIAVAQSHRTISGIAGPAAQVEVTKQVLGLAHHPTNIDERELLFSLALSDLQIPPALASGEVKCRLPHQEEFDLLTEWCVAYNVEALKQSGNTDLSLSCRHAIEARQATARHWILVVEDTPVAYTTFNARLPDIVQIGGVWTPPAFRGKGYARSVVAGSLLEARSHGVERAILFTQQTNLAAQAAYRSIGFRTTGEEFGLVLFDMK